One genomic window of Camelina sativa cultivar DH55 chromosome 5, Cs, whole genome shotgun sequence includes the following:
- the LOC104788299 gene encoding uclacyanin-3-like, whose translation MRSITEAALILLLLAAVPAVCAVTFQVGDNAGWAAGVNYTTWVSGKTFRVGDTLEFKYGPSHSVSVVDKPDYDGCDSSRPTQSFSERDTKINLTRVGNIHFICPTFGHCLGGMKLAVPVLAAVSSAPSPSPSALSPSPSSGNSKNAKNAASKRIMSYGKIGVTMVLMYGVIG comes from the exons ATGAGATCAATCACGGAGGCTgctctcatcctcctcctcctagcGGCAGTCCCTGCCGTCTGCGCCGTAACTTTCCAAGTCGGAGATAATGCTGGTTGGGCCGCTGGTGTCAATTACACGACTTGGGTTAGTGGAAAGACTTTCAGAGTCGGTGACACTCTAG AGTTCAAATATGGTCCATCACACTCGGTGTCCGTCGTGGATAAACCCGACTACGATGGTTGCGACAGTAGCAGACCGACGCAGAGTTTTTCCGAAAGAGACACAAAGATCAATCTAACAAGAGTAGGAAATATACACTTCATTTGCCCTACTTTTGGTCACTGCCTCGGTGGCATGAAACTCGCTGTTCCCGTACTTGCCGCCGTTTCATCAGCGCCTTCACCGTCTCCATCGGCGCTTTCGCCGTCTCCATCCTCGGGAAACTCAAAAAACGCTAAAAACGCGGCGTCTAAGAGAATCATGAGTTATGGAAAGATTGGGGTGACGATGGTGTTGATGTACGGTGTGATTGGATAA